A DNA window from Streptomyces sp. 71268 contains the following coding sequences:
- a CDS encoding Lrp/AsnC family transcriptional regulator, with translation MTRQLDDIDRTILRAMTTDGRQTVRALARIVGLSEPSVRERLQRLERDGVITGYRAQLDPASVDATTAAFVAVRFEPNLDAKEQINKRLEHEDCVLEVHEVAGEDCYWLKVRVSGTHALAESLDRIRAIPSVRSTSTTIVLRTVFERPLGPDTARQR, from the coding sequence ATGACACGACAGCTAGATGACATCGATCGGACGATCCTGCGGGCGATGACGACGGACGGACGGCAGACCGTCCGGGCGCTGGCGCGGATCGTCGGGCTGTCCGAGCCGTCAGTTCGTGAGCGCCTACAGCGCCTTGAGCGCGACGGCGTCATCACCGGGTACCGCGCGCAGCTCGATCCGGCGAGCGTCGACGCGACCACGGCGGCCTTCGTCGCGGTGCGCTTCGAGCCCAACCTGGACGCGAAGGAACAGATCAACAAGCGACTCGAACACGAGGACTGCGTGTTGGAGGTGCACGAGGTGGCGGGCGAGGACTGTTACTGGCTCAAGGTGCGCGTGTCCGGTACCCACGCGCTGGCCGAGTCGCTGGACCGCATCCGGGCGATCCCGTCGGTGCGCAGCACGAGCACCACCATCGTGCTGCGCACGGTCTTCGAACGGCCGTTGGGCCCGGACACCGCGCGCCAGCGGTAA
- a CDS encoding NAD(P)H-binding protein — MSTVKFAVAGATGRLGRHVVDVLAERGHQVVSMSRATGVDVITGTGLADALTGVDVIIDVASWHASDQEAATEFFRTATRNLHEAGRHAGVDRLVAVSIIGADKATAGFVAAQQAHEEAHLAGPLPARILRAAQFHEFVDQLLDWRQGDVAYVPALPTQLVACRTVAETLVDLATDADAPDPSAPDTPIPEIAGPRREVMAEAAKLLGARRGIKVVEVDGAGIPDAEIAAAGGFLPGPHARLAGPTFQEWLATRERVPS, encoded by the coding sequence ATGAGCACCGTCAAGTTCGCCGTGGCAGGAGCGACCGGACGGCTGGGACGCCACGTCGTGGACGTCCTCGCCGAGCGGGGACACCAGGTCGTGTCGATGTCCCGCGCCACCGGTGTGGACGTCATCACCGGTACGGGCCTGGCCGACGCCCTGACCGGGGTCGACGTCATCATCGACGTCGCGTCGTGGCACGCCTCGGACCAGGAGGCGGCCACGGAGTTCTTCCGCACCGCCACCCGCAACCTGCACGAGGCCGGCCGGCACGCGGGCGTCGACCGGCTCGTCGCCGTCTCCATCATCGGGGCCGACAAGGCCACCGCCGGCTTCGTCGCGGCCCAGCAGGCGCACGAGGAGGCCCACCTGGCCGGCCCGCTGCCCGCCCGGATCCTGCGGGCCGCGCAGTTCCACGAGTTCGTCGACCAGCTCCTGGACTGGCGACAGGGCGACGTCGCCTACGTACCGGCCCTGCCCACCCAGCTCGTGGCCTGCCGCACCGTGGCCGAGACGCTGGTCGACCTGGCCACCGACGCGGACGCGCCCGACCCGTCGGCACCCGACACGCCGATCCCCGAGATCGCCGGGCCCCGCCGGGAGGTCATGGCCGAGGCGGCCAAGCTCCTCGGCGCCCGCCGCGGCATCAAGGTCGTCGAGGTCGACGGCGCCGGCATACCCGACGCCGAGATCGCCGCGGCCGGCGGGTTCCTGCCCGGCCCGCACGCCAGGCTCGCCGGTCCCACCTTCCAGGAGTGGCTCGCCACCCGGGAGCGGGTGCCGTCCTGA
- a CDS encoding dihydrofolate reductase family protein, producing MRETNDMGKITTGATTMSLDGYIAGPEESGFDLLFQWYGDGDVEIPSASPDVPPFRVSAASAELLGQEWANTGALIVGRHLYDMTNAWGGRHPMDVTTVVLTHQRPDDRPEDDENFVFVTDGIESAVARARELAGEKDVVVNGGEMARQCLEAGLLDEVGVALVPVILGGGKSLFGELGTVPVRFDGPSAVVDGGGVTHLRYQVRK from the coding sequence GTGAGGGAGACGAACGACATGGGCAAGATCACCACCGGCGCCACCACGATGTCCCTGGACGGCTACATCGCCGGACCCGAGGAGAGCGGCTTCGACCTGCTGTTCCAGTGGTACGGCGACGGCGATGTCGAGATCCCGTCGGCCAGCCCCGACGTGCCGCCGTTCCGCGTCTCCGCGGCCAGCGCCGAGTTGCTCGGGCAGGAGTGGGCGAACACCGGCGCGCTGATCGTCGGCCGGCACCTGTACGACATGACGAACGCCTGGGGCGGACGTCACCCGATGGACGTGACCACGGTCGTGCTCACCCACCAACGCCCGGACGACCGGCCCGAGGACGACGAGAACTTCGTCTTCGTCACCGACGGCATCGAGTCGGCGGTGGCCAGGGCCCGGGAGCTGGCCGGTGAGAAGGACGTCGTGGTCAACGGTGGGGAGATGGCCCGCCAGTGCCTGGAGGCCGGCCTACTGGACGAGGTCGGCGTCGCGCTGGTACCGGTCATCCTGGGTGGCGGAAAGTCGCTCTTCGGCGAACTCGGCACCGTACCGGTGCGGTTCGACGGGCCCAGCGCCGTGGTCGACGGCGGCGGTGTCACCCACCTGCGCTACCAGGTCAGGAAGTAG
- a CDS encoding EamA family transporter, with product MLTEPKLTSTRRSLLPWLALVTVWVVWGSTYLGIQMAVDTIPPLLMAGFRYLIAGVVMYAIVAPRHASGANRPTKLHVRSALVVAALMLVGGNGLLSVGETTVDSGLAALIVATVPVWMVLINAAVTKTRVTLTMALALLLGTVGVGVLVGGPGADVDTGGAILVLIGSLCWAAGSVYARSASLPPHPLVVASLEMVIGGVLLVALAGVKGEFGELEFANVSTESIVGFLWLVVAGSMLAFTAYGYANATLPNDTMATYAYVNPVVAVALGTLLGEEDLSPNLLLGGAVIVSAVVLIVGGKAITRRIKGRGAPPGDSPGASAADAPEGEAATDPATESSLPKGSSR from the coding sequence ATGCTCACTGAGCCTAAGTTGACGTCTACGCGCCGCTCCCTCCTACCCTGGCTGGCACTGGTCACGGTGTGGGTCGTGTGGGGGTCCACGTACCTCGGCATCCAGATGGCCGTCGACACCATCCCCCCACTACTCATGGCCGGTTTCCGTTACCTCATCGCGGGCGTGGTGATGTACGCGATCGTCGCGCCGCGCCACGCGAGCGGGGCCAACCGGCCGACCAAGTTGCACGTGCGCTCCGCCCTCGTCGTCGCCGCTCTGATGCTGGTCGGCGGCAACGGCCTGCTCAGCGTCGGCGAGACCACCGTGGACTCCGGCCTGGCCGCCCTCATCGTGGCGACCGTCCCGGTCTGGATGGTCCTGATCAACGCCGCGGTGACCAAGACGCGGGTCACGCTCACGATGGCCCTCGCGCTCCTCCTCGGCACGGTGGGCGTCGGCGTCCTCGTGGGTGGGCCGGGAGCCGACGTGGACACCGGCGGCGCCATACTCGTCCTCATCGGGTCGCTGTGCTGGGCGGCCGGTTCGGTCTACGCCCGCAGCGCCTCGTTGCCGCCCCACCCGCTGGTGGTGGCTTCGCTGGAGATGGTGATCGGCGGGGTACTGCTGGTCGCCCTCGCCGGAGTCAAGGGCGAGTTCGGCGAGTTGGAGTTCGCGAACGTCTCCACCGAGTCCATCGTCGGCTTCCTGTGGCTGGTCGTCGCCGGTTCCATGCTCGCCTTCACGGCGTACGGCTACGCCAACGCCACCCTGCCCAACGACACGATGGCCACCTACGCCTACGTCAACCCGGTGGTCGCCGTCGCGCTCGGCACCCTGCTCGGCGAGGAGGACCTCAGCCCGAACCTGCTGCTCGGCGGGGCCGTCATCGTCAGCGCCGTGGTGCTCATCGTCGGCGGCAAGGCCATCACGCGGCGCATCAAGGGCCGGGGCGCGCCGCCCGGCGACTCGCCCGGGGCGTCGGCCGCCGACGCGCCGGAGGGCGAGGCGGCGACCGACCCGGCCACCGAGTCGTCCCTGCCGAAGGGTTCGTCCCGATGA
- a CDS encoding 3'-5' exonuclease, which yields MSTFVIFDLEFTTWPGALEQDWAAPGQLREIVQIGALRLREDLTVAEEYEVLVRPVVNPELSPYFTDLTGITQEEVDREGLSPAAALGDFLTFCRGQSVLSYGNDMVVLGENVGWARARGEEVKSGFLAAHFLNVRPWLNTLAPATAEANVGRLWKVLGLPKPFAGEEHSALFDCYSFAAAIRHLYAGGAALPAGCF from the coding sequence TTGTCGACCTTTGTCATCTTCGACCTCGAATTCACCACGTGGCCCGGGGCGCTGGAGCAGGACTGGGCGGCGCCGGGACAGCTCCGGGAAATCGTGCAGATCGGTGCCTTACGCCTGCGGGAGGACCTCACCGTCGCCGAGGAGTACGAGGTGCTGGTGCGTCCCGTGGTCAATCCCGAACTGTCCCCGTACTTCACCGACCTCACCGGCATCACGCAGGAGGAGGTCGACCGGGAAGGCCTTTCGCCGGCCGCCGCCCTCGGCGATTTCCTGACCTTCTGCCGCGGCCAGTCCGTCCTCTCGTACGGCAACGACATGGTCGTCCTCGGGGAGAACGTGGGCTGGGCACGAGCGCGCGGGGAAGAGGTGAAGAGCGGATTTCTCGCCGCCCACTTCCTCAATGTGCGCCCCTGGCTGAACACGCTCGCACCGGCCACCGCCGAGGCCAACGTGGGCCGCCTGTGGAAGGTGCTGGGGCTGCCCAAGCCCTTCGCCGGCGAGGAGCACTCGGCGCTCTTCGACTGCTATTCCTTCGCCGCGGCCATCAGGCACCTGTACGCCGGCGGCGCCGCCCTGCCCGCGGGCTGCTTCTAG
- a CDS encoding MFS transporter, with the protein MLSVLRRHRGYRRLFTAQVVALVGTGLATVALSLLAYDLAGSHAGSVLGTALAIKMVAYVGLAPLISALAHQLPPRPLLVGADLVRAAVALTLPFVDAVWQVYALIFVLQAASATFTPAFQSLIPQLLPAEDDYTRALSLSRLAYDLEILFSPLLAAALLSRITYDWLFLGTVAGFLGSAALVLSAALPGTTAAPAPSHADGAPGFAARVTRGTRIFLATPRLRALLALTLAIAAGGAMVMVNTIGYVRDHLGRGTSDVPVALGAYGAGSIAAALLFPALLRRASDHTLMLPAAFASAALLLTLAALTRAGAGAWQWPALLALWCAFGVTESVIMTPTGRLIRRSASAADLNATFTAQFSLAHGCWLLTYPVAGWLGSGAGLSVVALVLGAVALGAALAAWRLWPAPDTAYLPHVHTTLAHGHPHLADAQPAGGGWRHTHEFVIDDLHERWPLRPRHT; encoded by the coding sequence ATGCTGTCCGTGTTACGCCGCCACCGCGGCTACCGCCGGCTGTTCACCGCGCAGGTCGTCGCGCTCGTCGGGACCGGCCTGGCCACCGTGGCGCTGAGCCTGCTCGCCTACGACCTCGCCGGTTCGCACGCGGGGTCGGTCCTCGGTACCGCGCTGGCGATCAAGATGGTGGCCTACGTCGGGCTCGCCCCGCTGATCAGCGCGTTGGCCCACCAACTGCCGCCGCGCCCGCTGTTGGTGGGCGCCGATCTGGTCCGCGCGGCGGTCGCCCTCACCCTGCCGTTCGTGGACGCGGTCTGGCAGGTCTACGCGCTGATCTTCGTACTCCAGGCGGCCTCGGCCACCTTCACGCCGGCCTTCCAGTCGCTGATCCCCCAACTGCTGCCCGCCGAGGACGACTACACCCGCGCCCTGTCCCTGTCCCGCCTGGCCTACGACCTGGAGATCCTGTTCAGCCCGCTGTTGGCCGCCGCGCTGCTGTCGCGGATCACCTACGACTGGCTCTTCCTCGGCACCGTGGCCGGTTTCCTCGGCTCGGCCGCCCTCGTCCTGTCCGCCGCCCTCCCGGGGACCACGGCGGCGCCCGCGCCGAGCCACGCCGACGGCGCCCCCGGGTTCGCGGCCCGGGTCACCCGTGGCACCCGGATCTTCCTGGCCACGCCCAGGCTACGGGCGCTGCTCGCCCTGACCCTGGCGATCGCGGCGGGCGGCGCGATGGTCATGGTCAACACCATCGGCTACGTACGCGACCACCTCGGGCGCGGCACGTCCGACGTACCGGTGGCGCTCGGCGCGTACGGAGCGGGCTCCATCGCCGCGGCGCTGCTGTTCCCCGCCCTGCTGCGGCGCGCCAGCGACCACACGCTGATGCTGCCCGCCGCCTTCGCGTCCGCCGCGCTGCTGCTCACCCTGGCCGCCCTCACCCGGGCGGGCGCCGGCGCGTGGCAGTGGCCGGCCCTGCTGGCCCTCTGGTGCGCGTTCGGCGTCACCGAGTCGGTCATCATGACCCCCACCGGCCGGTTGATCCGCCGCTCGGCCTCCGCCGCCGACCTCAACGCGACCTTCACCGCGCAGTTCTCGCTCGCCCACGGTTGCTGGCTGCTCACCTATCCGGTGGCCGGCTGGCTGGGGTCCGGCGCCGGACTGTCCGTGGTGGCACTGGTGTTGGGCGCGGTGGCGCTGGGAGCGGCGCTCGCCGCCTGGCGCCTGTGGCCCGCGCCCGACACCGCGTACCTGCCGCACGTGCACACCACGCTGGCGCACGGGCACCCACACCTGGCCGACGCCCAGCCGGCGGGCGGCGGCTGGCGGCACACGCACGAGTTCGTCATCGACGACCTGCACGAACGCTGGCCGCTGCGCCCCCGTCACACCTGA
- a CDS encoding sporulation protein encodes MVFTKVPAPLGRGGPSLDTTLMPRAALPGGGLTGQLRLLGGEADCDIDRLTLELVAQVGAAPGAGGPASEAVCARFTLPGSFRLDRREQRGLLFDVRLPWETPVTELSGASLDVTLGVRAELAAAGTRGRSDLVPLRVAPLPVQDCLLAALDRLGFGFRSAGLEHGLIHGTSQRLPLYQVIGLAPAPRYAAVMRELQVTFLANPGGVEVILEADKPGGLFAYGHGLLNRHLVSHGDADRRDWDATAEVWVRQMVASHGHHSVPAPPGPGATRRRARPGRQSAEPAPSTGHDPGPVPPADEGAGAPARGVPGGSRPPVGGPAGDVPYDGSSEERGAATTAPGEGAGKG; translated from the coding sequence ATGGTGTTCACGAAGGTGCCCGCCCCTCTCGGCCGGGGCGGCCCCAGTCTCGACACGACCCTCATGCCGCGGGCCGCGCTACCCGGCGGCGGCCTCACCGGCCAACTCCGGTTGCTGGGCGGCGAAGCCGACTGCGACATCGACCGTCTCACCCTGGAGCTGGTGGCCCAGGTCGGCGCCGCGCCGGGGGCCGGCGGGCCCGCGTCGGAGGCCGTCTGCGCGCGGTTCACCCTGCCCGGCAGCTTCCGGCTCGACCGGCGCGAGCAGCGCGGCCTCCTCTTCGACGTGCGGCTGCCGTGGGAGACCCCCGTGACCGAACTGTCCGGGGCGTCGCTGGACGTCACGCTCGGGGTACGCGCCGAACTCGCGGCGGCCGGGACCAGGGGCAGGAGCGATCTCGTCCCGCTGAGAGTGGCCCCGTTGCCCGTCCAGGACTGTCTGCTCGCCGCGCTCGACCGGCTCGGCTTCGGCTTCCGCTCGGCCGGGCTGGAGCACGGACTCATCCACGGCACCAGCCAACGCCTCCCGCTGTACCAGGTCATCGGGCTCGCCCCGGCGCCCCGCTACGCGGCGGTGATGCGGGAGTTGCAGGTGACGTTCCTGGCCAACCCGGGAGGCGTTGAGGTCATCCTGGAGGCGGACAAGCCCGGCGGCCTGTTCGCGTACGGCCACGGGTTGCTCAACCGACACCTCGTCAGCCACGGTGACGCGGACCGGCGCGACTGGGACGCCACCGCCGAGGTGTGGGTGCGCCAGATGGTCGCCAGCCACGGCCACCACAGCGTGCCCGCCCCGCCCGGCCCCGGTGCCACCCGTCGACGGGCCCGCCCGGGGCGGCAGAGCGCCGAGCCCGCCCCCTCGACCGGCCACGACCCCGGGCCCGTTCCGCCGGCCGACGAGGGCGCCGGCGCCCCGGCGCGGGGCGTGCCGGGTGGGTCGCGGCCGCCGGTGGGTGGGCCCGCGGGCGACGTACCGTACGACGGCTCGTCCGAGGAGCGGGGGGCGGCGACGACCGCGCCCGGCGAGGGCGCAGGCAAGGGGTGA
- a CDS encoding XRE family transcriptional regulator translates to MAETEAALRTLAHNVRAARTRAGLSLDELGRRAKVSKGALVALEKAQGNPNFATLVRLADTLGVSVSALLEGSPEQRVRVVSADAVTPLWKGERGGEARLMLTTSGPAPTEVWRWTLEPGEEYPSHPHQAGVAETVSVTAGRMVLVVDGVEHPVEAGQTATFDADHAHSYRGSGTETCHLIMTVHLPPSPA, encoded by the coding sequence ATGGCCGAGACCGAGGCGGCGTTGCGGACGCTCGCGCACAACGTCCGCGCGGCCCGCACCCGTGCCGGCCTGTCCCTGGACGAACTCGGCCGACGCGCCAAGGTGAGCAAGGGCGCGCTGGTCGCCCTGGAAAAGGCGCAGGGCAACCCGAACTTCGCCACCCTGGTACGCCTCGCCGACACCCTCGGCGTCTCCGTCTCCGCGCTCCTGGAGGGCAGCCCCGAGCAGCGCGTCCGGGTGGTGAGTGCCGACGCGGTCACGCCGCTGTGGAAGGGTGAGCGAGGCGGCGAGGCGCGGCTGATGCTGACCACCAGCGGGCCCGCGCCCACCGAGGTCTGGCGATGGACGCTGGAGCCGGGCGAGGAGTACCCCAGCCACCCCCACCAGGCCGGCGTCGCGGAGACCGTCAGCGTCACCGCCGGACGCATGGTGCTCGTCGTGGACGGCGTCGAGCATCCGGTCGAGGCCGGGCAGACCGCCACCTTCGACGCCGACCACGCGCACTCCTACCGTGGCTCGGGCACCGAGACCTGCCACCTGATCATGACCGTCCACCTCCCCCCGAGCCCCGCGTAG
- a CDS encoding RNA polymerase sigma-70 factor, with protein sequence MSEHGDPVTSPAGRPRRGDRAEPVDAATEAFVAHRNLLFTVAYEMLGSAADAEDVLQETWLRWVGVDLATVREERAYLVRIVTRQALDRMRALSRRKESYVGPWLPEPLLTAPDVAEDVELADSVSMAMLLVLETLTPVERAVFVLREVFAVEYEEIAEAVGRSPAAVRQLAYRARSHVAARRPRGPVSPTQTRAALQAFQRAVETGELQSLLDILAPDVVALSDGGGVRHALLQPVVGADRVARLLAAGWWRRDAERSVEPVQINGGPGLLVRVGGEIDGVVAVRVEDGYVTGAYHVRNPDKLSRVGRETAVSR encoded by the coding sequence ATGAGCGAGCACGGCGATCCGGTCACGAGCCCGGCCGGGAGGCCGCGGCGTGGCGATCGGGCGGAGCCGGTGGACGCCGCCACCGAGGCGTTCGTCGCTCACCGGAACCTGCTGTTCACCGTCGCCTACGAGATGCTCGGCTCGGCCGCCGACGCCGAGGACGTGTTGCAGGAGACGTGGTTGCGGTGGGTGGGCGTGGACCTGGCGACCGTGCGGGAGGAGCGTGCCTACCTGGTGCGGATCGTCACCCGGCAGGCGCTGGACCGGATGCGCGCGCTCAGCCGGCGCAAGGAGTCCTACGTCGGGCCCTGGCTGCCCGAACCGTTGCTGACCGCCCCGGACGTCGCCGAGGACGTCGAACTGGCCGACAGCGTGTCGATGGCCATGCTGCTCGTCCTGGAGACGCTGACGCCGGTGGAGCGGGCGGTGTTCGTACTGCGTGAGGTGTTCGCCGTCGAGTACGAGGAGATCGCCGAGGCCGTCGGCAGGAGCCCGGCCGCCGTCCGCCAACTCGCCTACCGGGCCCGGTCACACGTCGCCGCGCGCCGACCGCGCGGCCCCGTCTCGCCCACCCAGACCCGGGCCGCGCTGCAGGCCTTCCAACGTGCCGTCGAGACGGGGGAGTTGCAGAGCCTCCTCGACATCCTCGCCCCGGACGTGGTCGCCCTGAGCGACGGCGGGGGAGTCAGGCACGCCCTGCTCCAACCCGTCGTGGGCGCGGACAGGGTGGCCCGCCTGCTGGCCGCCGGCTGGTGGCGGCGCGACGCCGAGAGGTCGGTCGAGCCGGTGCAGATCAACGGTGGCCCGGGGTTGCTGGTCCGGGTGGGCGGGGAGATCGACGGCGTGGTGGCGGTGCGGGTCGAGGACGGCTACGTCACCGGCGCCTACCACGTCCGCAACCCCGACAAGCTGTCCCGGGTGGGGCGCGAGACAGCCGTCAGCCGCTGA
- a CDS encoding EamA family transporter, which produces MIALLLALGSSLAYGCADFLGGLGARKAHVLRTVMIAAPASLTVELLLWPLLGASFAPATLAWGAASGVASAAAFALLYRTLAIGPMNVLSPVTALVSAMLPVGVGLVQGERLGLTGLVGLPLALAAVVLVSAGHGAGRARPSRTALLLALGAGAAIALQLVFLHQAPSDSGVGPLVVGRAVSSAVTLAAAGLMFRRLGPERPAYAISATAGMLDSVANLLFLLAARGGDLAVVAVITALYPAGTVLLARGVLAERVHRGQWVGLGAAAVAVSLLALT; this is translated from the coding sequence GTGATCGCTCTGCTGCTGGCCCTGGGTAGCTCCCTGGCCTACGGATGCGCCGACTTCCTTGGCGGTCTCGGTGCCCGCAAGGCCCATGTCCTGCGCACCGTCATGATCGCGGCCCCGGCCTCGCTCACCGTCGAGCTGCTGTTGTGGCCCCTCCTCGGCGCCTCCTTCGCCCCCGCCACCCTCGCCTGGGGCGCGGCCTCCGGAGTCGCCTCGGCCGCCGCGTTCGCCCTGCTCTACCGCACGCTCGCGATCGGGCCGATGAACGTCCTGTCGCCGGTGACCGCGCTGGTCTCGGCCATGCTGCCGGTCGGCGTCGGCCTGGTGCAGGGTGAGCGCCTGGGGCTGACCGGGCTGGTCGGACTGCCGCTGGCGCTGGCGGCGGTGGTGCTGGTCAGCGCCGGGCACGGCGCCGGAAGGGCGCGCCCGTCGCGTACCGCGCTGCTGCTGGCCCTCGGCGCCGGGGCCGCCATCGCCCTGCAACTGGTCTTCCTGCACCAGGCGCCCTCCGACAGCGGCGTCGGCCCGCTGGTCGTCGGCCGCGCCGTGTCCTCCGCCGTCACGCTGGCCGCCGCCGGGCTGATGTTCCGGCGACTGGGCCCGGAGCGACCCGCGTACGCGATCTCGGCGACGGCCGGCATGCTGGACTCGGTCGCCAACCTGCTGTTCCTGCTCGCCGCCCGCGGCGGCGACCTGGCCGTGGTCGCCGTGATCACCGCCCTGTACCCGGCCGGCACCGTCCTGCTCGCCCGCGGTGTCCTGGCCGAGCGCGTCCACCGTGGCCAGTGGGTCGGCCTGGGCGCCGCCGCCGTCGCCGTCAGCCTCCTCGCCCTGACCTGA
- a CDS encoding TetR/AcrR family transcriptional regulator, which yields MTRSPAGRQLSTAEERRETVLRTAVGAFAARGYYGTTTGEVAKAAGISQAYVYRLFPDKETLFVAVIEHCSTRMRAAFAEAAARATSSDPASVLDALGDAYARLVADKDLLLVMLQAKCAASEPAIRDAVRATYAREVEYVRAVSGAGEEDIQRFFARGFLCDALIAMGADEVDAPWSRTLLTGIRHY from the coding sequence ATGACGAGATCGCCGGCTGGGCGCCAGCTTTCGACGGCGGAGGAACGGCGCGAGACGGTCCTGCGGACCGCCGTCGGCGCGTTCGCCGCCCGCGGGTACTACGGCACGACGACGGGCGAGGTCGCCAAGGCCGCCGGCATCTCCCAGGCGTACGTGTACCGGCTGTTCCCCGACAAGGAGACCCTGTTCGTGGCCGTGATCGAGCACTGCTCGACGCGGATGCGGGCGGCCTTCGCCGAGGCCGCGGCGCGGGCGACGAGCAGCGATCCGGCCAGCGTGCTGGACGCGCTGGGTGACGCGTACGCGCGGTTGGTCGCCGACAAGGACCTGTTGCTGGTGATGTTGCAGGCCAAGTGCGCGGCGAGCGAGCCGGCCATCCGCGACGCGGTGCGTGCGACCTACGCGCGCGAGGTCGAGTACGTGCGAGCCGTCTCCGGCGCCGGCGAGGAGGACATCCAACGCTTCTTCGCCCGCGGGTTCCTGTGCGACGCGCTGATCGCCATGGGCGCGGACGAGGTCGACGCCCCGTGGTCGCGCACCCTGCTGACCGGAATCCGCCACTACTGA
- a CDS encoding sporulation protein gives MVFKRLLGAIGVGGPSVDTVLDDGAVPPGGVLSGRVRMVGGTSAAEIEHVTLELVARVEAEGGDGEREGLVAFHRATIDGGFRLAEGQEREVPFGLPLPWETPMTELYGQGLGVVLGVRTELAVAGARDKGDLDPLRVRPLPVQEAVLEAFGQLGYGFTSADLELGHIGGTSQSLPFYQEIELSPPPDLAHAVQEVEVTFLATPVGMEVVLEADKRGGLLSAGGDAVHRFTVAHQDVERMDWPAAVDSWVRGMVERRGGAYAVDHGPAASDGYLAGHATGGRSGPGTGAVVAGVAAGVAVGVVGGIVAAEVVDEIGDAFEGDEGEEGED, from the coding sequence ATGGTGTTCAAACGGCTGCTGGGAGCCATCGGGGTGGGCGGCCCCTCGGTGGACACGGTTCTGGACGACGGCGCGGTGCCGCCAGGCGGCGTCCTGTCCGGCCGGGTGCGGATGGTCGGCGGCACGTCGGCGGCCGAGATCGAGCACGTCACGCTGGAGTTGGTCGCCCGGGTCGAGGCCGAGGGCGGCGACGGGGAGCGGGAGGGGCTGGTCGCCTTCCACCGGGCGACGATCGACGGGGGCTTCCGGCTGGCCGAGGGCCAGGAGCGGGAGGTGCCGTTCGGGCTGCCGCTGCCATGGGAGACGCCGATGACCGAGCTGTACGGGCAGGGCCTCGGCGTGGTCCTCGGCGTCCGCACGGAACTCGCGGTCGCGGGCGCGCGAGACAAGGGCGACCTGGACCCGCTGCGGGTGCGCCCGCTGCCGGTGCAGGAGGCGGTGTTGGAGGCGTTCGGGCAGCTCGGATACGGGTTCACCAGCGCGGACCTGGAACTCGGCCACATCGGCGGCACCAGCCAGAGCCTGCCGTTCTACCAGGAGATCGAACTCAGCCCGCCGCCGGACCTGGCGCACGCCGTCCAGGAGGTCGAGGTGACGTTCCTCGCCACGCCGGTGGGCATGGAGGTCGTGCTGGAGGCCGACAAGCGCGGTGGCCTGCTGTCCGCCGGCGGCGACGCCGTCCACCGGTTCACCGTGGCCCATCAGGACGTCGAGCGGATGGACTGGCCGGCCGCGGTGGACTCCTGGGTTCGGGGCATGGTCGAGCGGCGTGGCGGCGCGTACGCGGTGGACCACGGGCCCGCCGCGTCCGATGGGTACCTCGCAGGGCACGCCACGGGAGGCCGGTCGGGGCCGGGCACCGGGGCCGTGGTGGCCGGAGTGGCGGCCGGGGTGGCCGTGGGCGTCGTGGGTGGCATCGTCGCGGCCGAGGTGGTCGACGAGATCGGTGACGCCTTCGAGGGCGACGAGGGGGAAGAGGGGGAGGACTGA